From Nitrospinota bacterium, a single genomic window includes:
- a CDS encoding SagB/ThcOx family dehydrogenase, protein MIENLEERIGDLYQEKTKYQRKRMKGGFLDWASKPKLYKEYPECEFISLPEPEQRGGEGLWGLIKKRRSFRDFSIYQMPLIHLSQLLWATQGITLRTEMIEFRVSPSAGALYPIETYLVVNNVEDIERGIYHYNVLRHGAELLKSGDFSTPIARAGLDQEMLAFASVVFVWTAVVERSKWKYRQRAYRYIYLDAGHIGQSLAIASEALGLGACAVGALFDEEVNRLLNIDGEKETVVYMTAVGR, encoded by the coding sequence ATGATAGAAAATTTAGAAGAGAGAATAGGTGATCTGTATCAGGAGAAGACCAAATATCAGAGAAAGAGGATGAAAGGGGGTTTTCTGGATTGGGCTTCTAAACCGAAATTATATAAAGAATATCCTGAATGTGAATTCATATCTCTGCCAGAGCCAGAGCAAAGGGGTGGAGAGGGGCTTTGGGGTTTGATAAAAAAAAGAAGGTCCTTTCGTGATTTTAGTATTTATCAGATGCCTTTAATTCATCTTTCCCAGCTTTTATGGGCAACGCAAGGAATAACACTTAGAACAGAGATGATAGAGTTTAGGGTTTCTCCGTCAGCAGGAGCCTTATATCCCATCGAGACCTATCTCGTCGTTAATAATGTAGAGGATATAGAAAGGGGGATTTATCACTATAATGTTTTAAGACATGGAGCGGAGCTTTTAAAATCAGGGGATTTTAGCACTCCTATTGCAAGGGCGGGCCTGGATCAGGAGATGCTGGCTTTTGCCAGTGTTGTCTTTGTATGGACAGCTGTGGTTGAACGATCCAAGTGGAAATATAGACAGAGGGCTTATCGCTATATATATCTCGATGCAGGGCATATAGGACAGAGCCTTGCCATTGCATCAGAGGCTTTGGGTCTGGGAGCATGTGCTGTTGGAGCCCTCTTTGATGAAGAGGTCAACAGACTTCTCAATATAGATGGAGAAAAAGAGACAGTCGTCTATATGACGGCTGTTGGAAGATAG